In Marinobacter sp. LQ44, the following are encoded in one genomic region:
- a CDS encoding dynamin family protein — translation MNPQGTLSQQVEAYHNWKKELIRQIGRYRLWLQDNNLFSEDVSTRIRHGLELLIEDELTIAFVGEYSRGKTELINALFFSEYGQRMLPSQAGRTTMCPTELFFDRSANQNYLLLLPIETRTGELSLQQLRKQPERWVKHELDERNPEVMREVLAEVARIKSVSPEEARQLGFDEAMLEHDRNNPGNVLVPAWRNAQISIRHPLFERGLRILDTPGLNALGSEPELTISMLPRAHAVIFVLSADTGVTASDMTIWKDHIDTEHADHRAGRFAVLNKIDVLWDDLQGEQHTTDAIERVRTYTAEHLSIRQQDVIPLSAKQGLLARVRKDNELFGRSNIGQLEQLIIQRILMHKEQLITQNLINDLLGMLQNSQAAMQYRLESLEEERQACAGATMDKAALSRLAERAQKDYDFYYKKLITLRSSRRLMDSQGEMLKNLVAEDRFENHAAKVRHTMSKSWTTAGMNRAMDHFFELLESDLTNLLAEGRLAEKMVGAIYRRYNEDTRARHLEPIPLRAGRHVIAIRELRKKAKRFRISPKNLLTEQSLLVRRFFNVMVGEARTLHGRVRKDVERWPQEALLPIMQYSMEQKQLLEHQIRRLRDMVRSDRDSRAERQRLDNAIADLRKQLELADAMMRQIRKPAPTMIQQKVVNISGAI, via the coding sequence ATGAACCCGCAGGGAACTCTGTCGCAGCAGGTTGAGGCATACCACAACTGGAAGAAAGAGCTAATACGGCAGATTGGCCGGTACCGGCTCTGGCTGCAAGATAACAATCTGTTCTCGGAAGACGTCAGCACCCGAATTCGCCATGGCCTTGAACTGCTCATTGAAGATGAGCTGACCATCGCCTTTGTGGGCGAGTACTCCCGCGGCAAAACCGAGCTGATCAATGCCCTGTTTTTCTCGGAGTACGGTCAGCGCATGCTGCCGTCCCAGGCAGGCCGCACCACCATGTGCCCCACGGAGCTGTTCTTTGATCGCAGCGCCAACCAGAACTACCTGCTGCTTCTGCCCATCGAGACCCGAACCGGCGAACTTTCCCTGCAGCAACTGCGCAAGCAGCCTGAGCGCTGGGTAAAACACGAGCTGGACGAGCGCAACCCTGAAGTCATGCGCGAAGTGCTGGCCGAAGTTGCCCGCATCAAAAGCGTGAGCCCGGAGGAGGCGCGCCAGCTGGGCTTTGACGAAGCCATGCTCGAACACGATCGCAACAACCCTGGCAACGTACTGGTGCCCGCCTGGCGCAACGCACAGATCAGCATTCGCCACCCGCTGTTCGAGCGTGGTCTGCGCATCCTCGACACGCCGGGGCTGAACGCGCTGGGCTCAGAGCCAGAGCTGACCATCAGTATGCTGCCCCGCGCTCACGCGGTCATTTTTGTGTTGAGTGCAGACACCGGCGTAACCGCCAGCGATATGACGATCTGGAAAGATCATATCGATACCGAACACGCCGACCACCGGGCCGGCCGGTTTGCCGTGCTGAACAAGATTGATGTGCTGTGGGACGACCTGCAGGGCGAGCAACACACCACCGATGCGATTGAGCGGGTACGCACCTATACTGCGGAACATCTGAGCATACGCCAGCAAGACGTGATTCCGCTGTCGGCAAAACAGGGACTGCTGGCCCGGGTACGCAAAGACAACGAGCTGTTCGGGCGTTCCAACATCGGCCAGCTCGAGCAACTGATCATTCAGCGCATCCTGATGCACAAGGAGCAGTTGATTACCCAGAACCTGATCAACGATCTTCTGGGCATGCTTCAAAACAGTCAGGCGGCCATGCAATACCGGCTTGAATCACTGGAAGAAGAACGCCAGGCCTGTGCCGGCGCCACCATGGACAAGGCCGCCCTCAGCCGGCTGGCAGAGCGCGCCCAGAAAGACTATGACTTCTACTACAAAAAGCTGATTACCCTGCGTTCCTCCCGCCGGCTCATGGACTCCCAGGGGGAGATGCTGAAGAACCTGGTGGCCGAGGATCGTTTTGAAAATCATGCTGCCAAAGTTCGTCACACCATGTCCAAGAGCTGGACGACGGCCGGCATGAACCGGGCCATGGACCATTTCTTTGAACTGTTGGAAAGCGACCTGACCAACCTGCTGGCCGAAGGCAGGCTGGCGGAGAAAATGGTCGGAGCCATCTACCGCCGTTATAACGAAGACACCCGTGCCAGGCACCTGGAGCCCATCCCGCTGCGGGCGGGCCGCCATGTCATCGCCATTCGGGAACTGCGCAAGAAGGCCAAGCGTTTCCGCATCAGCCCGAAAAACCTGCTGACCGAACAGTCCCTGCTGGTGCGCCGCTTCTTCAATGTCATGGTGGGTGAAGCTCGCACCCTTCACGGCCGGGTGCGTAAGGATGTCGAACGCTGGCCCCAGGAAGCGTTGCTGCCAATCATGCAGTATTCCATGGAGCAGAAACAGCTGCTAGAGCACCAGATCCGCCGCCTGCGCGATATGGTCCGAAGCGACCGGGACAGCCGCGCCGAGCGCCAGCGCCTGGATAATGCCATTGCCGACCTGCGTAAACAGCTGGAACTGGCCGATGCCATGATGCGGCAAATTCGCAAACCGGCACCCACCATGATTCAGCAAAAAGTGGTCAACATTTCAGGCGCCATCTGA